A genomic stretch from Deltaproteobacteria bacterium includes:
- a CDS encoding nitronate monooxygenase: protein MRTEICDRLGIELPIFAFSHCRDVIAAVSKAGGFGVLGAVGFPPDQLEVELKWIDEHTGDKPYGVDIVIPGKYEGMGELDPKKIEQQLLAAVPPQHREFADKVLADHGVPKLPAGERPVSQLLGWTAATATPQVEVALRHPKVKLIANALGTPPADVIAEVHGAGRLVAALCGSAKHARSHQAAGIDIIIAQGYEGGGHTGEIGSVVLWPEVIDAVAPTPVLAAGGIGSGRQIAAALAMGAQGVWTGSLWLTVQEADVPPAQMAAYLEATSRDTVRSRSFTGKPCRMLRNDWTEAWEGPDSPKPLGMPLQFMVTSDAVARGHRYADKAKAVMFSPVGQIVGSMNTVRSVKEVIVELVEEYLTAVERLERLTASGT, encoded by the coding sequence ATGCGCACGGAAATCTGCGACCGCTTGGGAATCGAATTACCGATCTTCGCCTTCAGCCACTGCCGCGACGTGATCGCCGCAGTCAGTAAAGCCGGCGGGTTTGGTGTGCTCGGGGCCGTGGGCTTTCCGCCCGACCAGCTCGAAGTCGAGCTGAAATGGATCGACGAGCACACCGGCGACAAGCCCTACGGCGTCGACATCGTGATCCCCGGCAAGTACGAGGGCATGGGCGAACTCGATCCCAAGAAGATCGAGCAGCAGCTACTCGCCGCGGTGCCGCCGCAGCACCGCGAGTTTGCCGACAAGGTTCTGGCCGATCACGGCGTGCCCAAGCTCCCCGCCGGCGAACGGCCGGTCAGCCAGTTGCTGGGCTGGACGGCGGCAACCGCGACCCCGCAAGTGGAGGTGGCCCTGCGCCACCCCAAGGTCAAGCTGATCGCCAACGCGCTCGGTACCCCGCCGGCCGATGTGATCGCCGAAGTCCACGGCGCCGGCCGCTTGGTCGCGGCTTTGTGCGGCTCGGCGAAGCATGCGCGCTCGCACCAAGCCGCGGGCATCGACATCATCATCGCGCAAGGCTACGAAGGCGGCGGGCACACCGGCGAGATCGGCAGCGTCGTGCTGTGGCCCGAGGTAATTGATGCCGTCGCGCCCACGCCCGTGTTGGCCGCCGGCGGCATCGGCTCGGGCCGTCAGATCGCCGCGGCGCTGGCGATGGGCGCACAGGGGGTTTGGACCGGCTCGCTGTGGCTGACCGTGCAGGAGGCCGACGTGCCGCCGGCGCAAATGGCCGCCTATCTCGAAGCCACCAGCCGCGACACCGTGCGTTCGCGCTCCTTCACCGGCAAGCCCTGCCGCATGCTGCGCAACGACTGGACCGAGGCCTGGGAAGGCCCCGACTCACCCAAACCACTCGGCATGCCGTTGCAGTTCATGGTCACCTCCGACGCCGTGGCCCGCGGCCACCGTTACGCCGACAAGGCCAAGGCCGTCATGTTCAGCCCAGTTGGCCAAATCGTCGGTTCGATGAACACCGTGCGTTCGGTCAAAGAAGTCATCGTGGAGCTAGTCGAGGAATATCTGACAGCGGTGGAGCGCTTGGAGCGTCTGACCGCGAGCGGCACCTGA
- a CDS encoding DMT family transporter yields the protein MPSGFTATSSATASARPLALAAVAVAVLTWGWSNVVIKAVSTTGLVASFYRLWFAIPLLWLLPVIMPSTRARLTRSWLTASLAGGALFAVHQILFFSSLKLTSVANVTIIGALQPALVLLVAGRLFAERASAGAVISALVAVAGTILVIAGSAGTPHWSPLGDALATVNLFAFTAYFLASKHFRASVGATEYVLGMTTVAGLLMMIAALATKQDLLSPRGWDWPFLLFIAVLPGTLGHFLTNWAHPHLPAFLLSVMLLAVPVIATSGAAVFLDESLNLTQVAGGSIVLAAIGTLVQTTAAPAADELAESAAETDAP from the coding sequence ATGCCATCAGGATTCACCGCCACCTCTTCGGCCACCGCCTCCGCGCGCCCGCTGGCGCTGGCCGCGGTCGCGGTCGCGGTTCTCACCTGGGGCTGGAGCAACGTCGTCATCAAGGCGGTGTCGACAACCGGATTGGTGGCGTCGTTCTACCGGCTATGGTTTGCGATCCCGCTGCTGTGGCTGTTACCCGTGATCATGCCCTCGACCCGCGCCCGGCTGACGCGGTCGTGGCTGACTGCCTCGCTCGCGGGTGGGGCGTTGTTCGCCGTGCATCAGATCCTGTTCTTCAGCAGCCTCAAGCTCACCAGCGTCGCCAACGTAACCATCATCGGGGCGCTGCAGCCGGCGCTGGTGCTGCTGGTTGCCGGCCGCCTGTTCGCCGAGCGTGCCAGCGCCGGCGCGGTGATCTCGGCGTTGGTGGCAGTGGCGGGTACGATACTGGTGATCGCGGGGTCGGCCGGCACACCGCACTGGAGCCCGCTCGGCGACGCCCTGGCCACGGTGAACCTGTTCGCCTTCACCGCCTATTTCCTCGCCTCCAAGCACTTCCGCGCCAGCGTCGGGGCCACCGAATACGTGCTCGGTATGACCACCGTGGCCGGGCTGTTGATGATGATCGCAGCGCTGGCCACCAAACAGGACTTGCTCTCGCCCCGCGGTTGGGATTGGCCGTTTCTGCTGTTCATAGCCGTTTTGCCGGGAACCCTCGGCCATTTCCTCACCAACTGGGCGCACCCGCATCTGCCGGCGTTCCTGCTCTCGGTGATGCTGCTGGCGGTGCCGGTGATCGCCACCTCGGGTGCGGCGGTGTTTCTCGACGAGTCGCTCAATCTCACCCAAGTGGCGGGAGGCAGCATCGTCCTGGCGGCGATCGGTACGCTGGTGCAAACCACGGCAGCGCCGGCGGCCGATGAGCTCGCCGAAAGCGCCGCCGAAACCGACGCGCCGTAA
- a CDS encoding acyl-CoA synthetase, producing the protein MEFNLADLFEHAVDHFGEREYLVCDGKRRTYREMDERANRLAHHLASAGIGPGDHVGIYALNSVEWVETAWAVFKLRAVWVNINYRYVEHELEYLFSNADLKALVYQRSFAPRVAGVLPAMPLLRHSLVIEDGSPEDAAAVGSLEYEEALAAASPVRDFGPRSGDDLYILYTGGTTGLPKGVVWRHENVFMALGGGIDAISGERVARPQDMVEKGKTGMVLTFLPIAPLMHGASQWAVMGQSFVGNKIVLMGKFEPRAVWALVERERINSIMITGDAMARPLIEALNAPAAPWDTSSLFLLTSSAATFSPSVKEQFFARFPNLMMFDAVGSSETGNAGMVMVQAGQTAMSGGPTIKGLKQTIVLDEQGQPVKAGSGTIGKLAVSGDIPLGYYKDPQKTAETFVVFNGVRYSVPGDFAMVEADGRITVLGRGSVSINSGGEKIFPEEVEIAVKSHPDVFDCTVVGVPDERWGQRVVAVVQPRPGATPALASIQEHCRKLIAGYKVPRQIHVVDTIVRSPSGKPDYRWAKAAAMEAV; encoded by the coding sequence ATGGAATTCAATCTCGCTGATCTCTTCGAGCACGCGGTCGACCACTTCGGCGAGCGCGAATACTTGGTCTGTGACGGCAAACGGCGCACCTACCGGGAGATGGACGAGCGCGCCAACCGCCTCGCCCACCACCTGGCGTCCGCCGGCATCGGCCCCGGCGATCATGTCGGCATCTATGCCCTCAACAGCGTCGAATGGGTCGAAACCGCCTGGGCCGTTTTCAAGCTGCGCGCCGTCTGGGTCAACATCAATTACCGGTACGTCGAGCATGAACTCGAGTACCTGTTCTCCAACGCCGACCTGAAGGCACTGGTCTACCAGCGCAGCTTCGCCCCACGCGTAGCCGGCGTACTGCCGGCGATGCCGCTGCTGCGGCACTCGCTGGTGATCGAAGACGGCAGCCCCGAGGACGCCGCTGCGGTCGGCTCGCTCGAGTACGAAGAGGCGCTGGCCGCCGCCTCGCCGGTGCGCGATTTCGGCCCGCGCTCGGGCGACGATCTCTACATCCTTTACACCGGCGGCACCACCGGCCTGCCCAAGGGCGTGGTGTGGCGGCACGAGAACGTCTTCATGGCCCTCGGCGGCGGTATCGACGCCATCAGCGGCGAGCGCGTCGCCCGGCCGCAAGACATGGTCGAGAAGGGCAAGACCGGCATGGTGCTCACCTTTCTGCCGATTGCGCCCTTGATGCATGGCGCCTCGCAATGGGCGGTCATGGGCCAGAGCTTCGTTGGCAACAAGATCGTGCTCATGGGCAAGTTCGAGCCCCGCGCGGTCTGGGCGCTGGTCGAGCGCGAGCGCATCAACTCCATCATGATCACCGGCGATGCCATGGCGCGGCCGCTGATCGAGGCGCTCAACGCTCCCGCTGCCCCTTGGGACACTTCCTCACTATTCCTGCTCACCAGCAGTGCGGCGACCTTCTCGCCGTCGGTGAAGGAGCAGTTCTTCGCCCGCTTCCCCAACCTGATGATGTTCGATGCCGTCGGCTCGTCCGAGACCGGCAATGCCGGCATGGTCATGGTGCAAGCCGGCCAGACCGCCATGAGTGGGGGGCCGACGATCAAGGGCTTGAAACAAACCATCGTGCTCGATGAGCAGGGTCAACCGGTCAAAGCCGGCTCGGGCACAATCGGCAAGCTGGCGGTTTCGGGCGACATCCCGCTCGGGTACTACAAGGACCCGCAAAAGACCGCCGAGACTTTCGTCGTCTTCAACGGCGTGCGCTACTCCGTGCCGGGCGACTTCGCCATGGTCGAGGCCGACGGGCGCATCACCGTGCTCGGTCGCGGCTCAGTGTCGATCAATTCCGGCGGCGAGAAGATCTTCCCGGAAGAAGTGGAAATCGCCGTCAAGTCGCATCCCGACGTCTTCGACTGCACGGTGGTCGGGGTACCCGACGAGCGCTGGGGCCAACGCGTGGTGGCGGTGGTGCAGCCGCGGCCGGGGGCCACGCCGGCGTTGGCGTCGATTCAGGAACATTGCCGCAAACTCATCGCCGGTTACAAAGTCCCGCGCCAAATCCACGTGGTCGACACCATCGTGCGCTCACCCAGCGGCAAGCCGGACTACCGTTGGGCCAAGGCGGCGGCCATGGAGGCCGTCTAG